Proteins encoded together in one Microbacterium sp. ABRD28 window:
- the nrdF gene encoding class 1b ribonucleoside-diphosphate reductase subunit beta, which yields MAEKLQLLNRVQAINWNRIQDDKDLEVWNRLVNNFWLPEKVPLSNDIQSWNTLTPQEQTLTMRVFTGLTLLDTIQGTVGAVSLIPDAITPHEEAVYTNIAFMESVHAKSYSSIFSTLCSTPEIDDAFRWSTENENLQKKARIVMDYYRGDEPLKRKVASTLLESFLFYSGFYLPLYWSSKAKLTNTADIIRLIIRDEAVHGYYIGYKFQRGLELLDEAARQDIKDYAFSLLYELYDNEIQYTQDLYDEVGLTEDVKKFLHYNANKALMNLGYEAMFPATVTDVNPAILSALSPNADENHDFFSGSGSSYVIGKAVATEDDDWDF from the coding sequence ATGGCTGAGAAGCTGCAACTGCTCAACCGGGTCCAGGCGATCAACTGGAACCGCATCCAGGACGACAAGGACCTCGAGGTCTGGAACCGTCTGGTGAACAACTTCTGGCTGCCCGAGAAGGTGCCGCTGTCCAACGACATCCAGTCGTGGAACACGCTGACCCCGCAGGAGCAGACGCTGACGATGCGGGTCTTCACCGGTCTGACGCTCCTGGACACCATCCAGGGCACCGTGGGGGCGGTCTCGCTGATCCCCGATGCGATCACCCCGCACGAGGAGGCGGTGTACACCAACATCGCCTTCATGGAGTCGGTGCACGCCAAGAGCTACTCGTCGATCTTCTCGACGCTGTGCTCGACGCCCGAGATCGATGACGCCTTCCGCTGGTCGACGGAGAACGAGAACCTTCAGAAGAAGGCGCGGATCGTCATGGACTACTACCGCGGCGACGAGCCCCTCAAGCGCAAGGTGGCATCGACCCTGCTCGAGTCGTTCCTGTTCTACTCGGGCTTCTACCTGCCGCTGTACTGGTCGTCGAAGGCGAAGCTGACGAACACGGCCGACATCATCCGCCTCATCATCCGCGACGAGGCCGTGCACGGCTACTACATCGGCTACAAATTCCAGCGCGGTCTGGAGCTGCTGGATGAGGCGGCGCGCCAGGACATCAAGGACTACGCGTTCTCGCTCCTGTACGAGCTGTACGACAACGAGATCCAGTACACCCAGGATCTGTACGACGAGGTCGGTCTCACCGAGGACGTGAAGAAGTTCCTTCACTACAACGCCAACAAGGCGCTGATGAACCTCGGCTACGAGGCGATGTTCCCGGCGACCGTCACCGACGTGAACCCGGCGATCCTGTCGGCGCTCTCGCCGAACGCCGACGAGAACCACGACTTCTTCAGCGGGTCGGGCTCGTCGTACGTCATCGGCAAGGCCGTCGCGACCGAGGATGACGACTGGGACTTCTGA
- the nrdE gene encoding class 1b ribonucleoside-diphosphate reductase subunit alpha, with translation MVEAALTEKDFKTEARFEGLDYHALNAMLNLYGPDGKIQFDADKRAAREYFLQHVNQNTVFFHSLKERLDYLVEKEYYEPAVLEKYPFEFIQQLNDLAYGKKFRFETFLGAFKYYTSYTLKTFDGKRYLERFEDRVVMTALGLADGDQALAVQLVEEIISGRFQPATPTFLNTGKAQRGELVSCFLLRIEDNMESIARGINSALQLSKRGGGVALLLSNIREAGAPIKQIENQSSGIIPVMKLLEDSFSYANQLGARQGAGAVYLSAHHPDILRFLDTKRENADEKIRIKTLSLGVVIPDITFELAKNDEDMYLFSPYDVERVYGVPFGDISVTEKYREMVDDARIKKTKINAREFFQTLAEIQFESGYPYIMFEDTVNKANPIKGRINMSNLCSEILQVNTPTTYNEDLSYAQIGKDISCNLGSMNIALAMDGGDLGQTVETAIRALTAVSDQSHIRSVRSIEDGNDRSHAIGLGQMNLHGFLAREHIHYGSEEGLDFTNIYFYTVLFHALRASNRLAIERGTVFDGFWDSTYASGEFFDKYTDQAWVPATERVKELFAQIPVPTQDDWRELKASIQQHGIYNQNLQAVPPTGSISYINNSTSSIHPIASKIEIRKEGKLGRVYYPAPFMTNENLEYYEDAYEIGYEKVIDTYAAATQHVDQGLSLTLFFKDTATTRDINRAQIYAWKKGIKTIYYIRLRQMALEGTDMSECVSCML, from the coding sequence ATGGTGGAAGCTGCACTGACCGAGAAGGACTTCAAGACCGAGGCGCGATTCGAGGGTCTGGACTATCACGCCCTGAACGCGATGCTGAACCTGTACGGACCTGATGGGAAGATCCAGTTCGACGCCGACAAGCGCGCTGCGCGGGAGTACTTCCTCCAGCACGTGAACCAGAACACGGTGTTCTTCCACTCGCTCAAGGAGCGGCTGGACTACCTCGTGGAGAAGGAGTACTACGAGCCGGCGGTGCTCGAGAAGTACCCCTTCGAGTTCATCCAGCAGCTCAATGACCTCGCCTACGGCAAGAAGTTCCGCTTCGAGACCTTCCTCGGCGCTTTCAAGTACTACACCAGCTACACGCTGAAGACCTTCGACGGCAAGCGGTACCTCGAGCGCTTCGAGGACCGTGTCGTCATGACCGCCCTCGGGCTCGCCGACGGCGACCAGGCGCTCGCCGTCCAGCTGGTCGAGGAGATCATCTCCGGGCGCTTCCAGCCGGCCACGCCGACGTTCCTCAACACCGGGAAGGCGCAGCGCGGCGAACTGGTGTCGTGCTTCCTCCTGCGGATCGAGGACAACATGGAGTCGATCGCCCGCGGCATCAACTCCGCCCTGCAGCTGTCCAAGCGCGGTGGCGGGGTGGCGCTGCTGCTGTCGAACATCCGCGAGGCGGGCGCTCCGATCAAGCAGATCGAGAACCAGTCCTCGGGCATCATCCCGGTGATGAAGCTCCTCGAAGACAGCTTCAGCTACGCCAACCAGCTGGGCGCCCGTCAGGGCGCGGGTGCGGTCTACCTGTCGGCTCACCACCCCGACATCCTGCGGTTCCTCGACACCAAGCGCGAGAACGCCGACGAGAAGATCCGCATCAAGACCCTGTCGCTGGGTGTGGTCATCCCCGACATCACGTTCGAGCTGGCGAAGAACGACGAGGACATGTACCTCTTCTCGCCGTACGACGTCGAGCGCGTCTACGGGGTGCCCTTCGGTGACATCTCGGTCACCGAGAAGTACCGCGAGATGGTCGACGACGCCCGCATCAAGAAGACGAAGATCAACGCGCGCGAGTTCTTCCAGACCCTCGCCGAGATCCAGTTCGAGTCGGGTTACCCGTACATCATGTTCGAGGACACGGTGAACAAGGCCAACCCGATCAAGGGTCGGATCAACATGTCCAACCTGTGCTCGGAGATCCTGCAGGTCAACACCCCGACCACCTACAACGAGGACCTCTCGTACGCCCAGATCGGCAAGGACATCTCCTGCAACCTGGGCTCGATGAACATCGCGCTGGCGATGGACGGCGGCGACCTCGGCCAGACGGTCGAGACCGCCATCCGCGCCCTGACCGCGGTGAGCGACCAGAGCCACATCCGCTCCGTGCGCTCGATCGAGGACGGCAACGACCGCTCCCACGCGATCGGACTCGGACAGATGAACCTGCACGGCTTCCTCGCCCGTGAGCACATCCACTACGGCTCGGAAGAGGGCCTGGACTTCACGAACATCTACTTCTACACGGTGCTCTTCCACGCTCTGCGCGCGTCGAACCGCCTCGCCATCGAGCGCGGCACCGTCTTCGACGGGTTCTGGGACTCCACCTACGCGTCGGGGGAGTTCTTCGACAAGTACACCGATCAGGCGTGGGTGCCCGCCACGGAGCGGGTCAAGGAGCTGTTCGCCCAGATCCCCGTCCCCACCCAGGACGACTGGCGCGAGCTGAAGGCGAGCATCCAGCAGCACGGCATCTACAACCAGAACCTGCAGGCGGTTCCGCCGACGGGGTCGATCTCGTACATCAACAACTCGACCTCGTCGATCCACCCGATCGCGTCGAAGATCGAGATCCGCAAGGAAGGCAAGCTCGGCCGCGTCTACTACCCGGCTCCGTTCATGACGAACGAGAACCTGGAGTACTACGAAGACGCCTACGAGATCGGCTACGAGAAGGTCATCGACACGTACGCCGCCGCAACGCAGCACGTGGACCAGGGGCTGTCGCTCACGCTGTTCTTCAAGGACACCGCGACCACGCGCGACATCAACCGGGCGCAGATCTACGCCTGGAAGAAGGGCATCAAGACCATCTACTACATCCGCCTGCGGCAGATGGCGCTCGAGGGAACCGACATGTCCGAGTGCGTCAGCTGCATGCTGTGA
- a CDS encoding PLP-dependent transferase produces MESAHRHRDTVAVHAGRNDLEGLGVHALPIDLSTTNPLPDLEAGGLSYESMASGGHPLADGGLVYARLWNPTVARFECALAELEGAEEAVAFASGMAAMTAAIIAHSAASGRSHVIAVRPLYGGTDHLLSSGLLGIDVTYCDEDEIAAAIRPETGLIVVETPANPTLELVDIAGAVASAGSIPVLVDNTFATPLLQNPVALGAAMSLHSATKYLGGHGDVIAGVIACGAETAAALRRVRAVTGGLLHPLGAYLLHRGLPTLPVRLERQQGSARRLVEWLQEQPEIAEVHYPGLDGDPRGLLRRQMRGTGAMIAVRLRGGFEAAAAATSAVTVFTHAVSLGGVDSLIQHPAALTHRPVPPHARPHAGLVRLSIGLEHVDDLRDDLARALRAIPAELISA; encoded by the coding sequence ATGGAATCTGCACACCGCCACCGCGACACGGTCGCCGTGCACGCCGGACGGAACGACCTCGAGGGTCTCGGCGTTCATGCGCTCCCGATCGACCTGTCGACCACGAACCCCCTCCCCGATCTGGAAGCCGGTGGGCTGTCGTACGAATCCATGGCGAGCGGGGGTCACCCGCTCGCCGACGGCGGTCTCGTCTATGCGCGGTTGTGGAATCCCACCGTCGCCCGCTTCGAGTGCGCGCTGGCCGAGCTCGAGGGCGCCGAGGAGGCTGTCGCCTTCGCCTCGGGCATGGCGGCGATGACCGCCGCGATCATCGCACACAGTGCAGCGTCCGGGAGGTCGCATGTCATCGCGGTGCGCCCGCTCTACGGCGGGACCGATCACCTGCTCTCGTCGGGACTGCTCGGTATCGATGTCACGTACTGCGACGAGGACGAGATCGCCGCCGCGATCCGACCCGAAACCGGGCTGATCGTCGTCGAGACGCCCGCCAACCCCACGCTCGAGCTCGTCGACATCGCGGGCGCGGTGGCGTCGGCCGGAAGCATCCCTGTCCTCGTCGACAACACGTTCGCAACGCCACTGCTGCAGAATCCGGTCGCGCTCGGAGCGGCGATGTCGCTGCACAGCGCGACGAAGTACCTCGGCGGCCACGGCGACGTCATCGCCGGTGTCATCGCGTGCGGTGCTGAGACCGCCGCCGCGCTGCGTCGTGTGCGCGCGGTGACCGGTGGACTTCTGCACCCGCTCGGCGCATATCTGCTGCACCGAGGACTGCCGACTCTGCCGGTGCGCCTGGAACGGCAGCAGGGGTCGGCGCGCCGGCTCGTGGAATGGCTGCAGGAGCAGCCAGAGATCGCCGAGGTGCACTACCCCGGCCTCGACGGAGATCCGCGTGGTCTGCTGCGACGTCAGATGCGAGGAACCGGCGCGATGATCGCGGTGAGACTTCGCGGAGGGTTCGAGGCTGCGGCGGCCGCCACCTCGGCCGTCACGGTCTTCACACACGCTGTGTCGCTGGGAGGGGTCGACTCCCTGATCCAGCACCCTGCCGCCCTGACGCATCGTCCCGTGCCCCCGCACGCGCGCCCGCACGCGGGGCTCGTGCGACTGTCGATCGGACTCGAACACGTCGACGATCTCCGCGACGACCTCGCGCGCGCGCTCCGCGCGATTCCCGCCGAGCTGATCAGCGCGTAA